Part of the Pieris napi chromosome 6, ilPieNapi1.2, whole genome shotgun sequence genome, AAGCACAGCTGTCCTCTTGTATAGCTTGCCTTTGTGCCACAACCACAGGCCTCCTCCAACTGTTTCCATTCCTTCCTATCCCAGGCAAGTCTTTGCCACAGAGGACCAGTGGCTTTTTTAAAGTCGTCAGCCCACCGGGCACATGGTCTTCCTCTCTTTCGCTTGGTGTTGTAGCGAGGTGTCCATTGGGTGACTTTTTTCGACCATTTTGCTCTCTGGCCTCTGAGCAGGTGTCCTGTCCATCTCCATTTAAGCCTTTTGGCTCTGGTCATTGCATCTTCCCAGTTGGTGATCCTTCGGAGATCTACAGCTCTTTTCCTATCATTCCGTGTGTAACCTAGTATGCTCCTTTCCATACTTCTCTGGCAAGTCACAAGCTTTTGACTTGTGACTTGCTTAGTGGTCCAAGTTTCGCAGCCGTACGTTAGGATAGGTAAGATACAGGTGTTGAAGATGCTCCTTTTGATCTTAAGTGGGTACTCTTTATTCTTTAGGATGTGTTTTAAAGACCAGAATCTTTTCCAGGCATTTGAGGTTCTTCTCTCTATTTCCTGATGGGCTTGTTCTGTCATGGAGATGAGTTGTCCCAAGTATATGTAGGTTGTCACATATTCTAGGTTTTCGTTCTCTAGGATAATAGTATCTGGTGTTCTGTTTGTCATggcttttgtttttgatttgttcatTGTTAAACCCACTTCTTtgcttttgtatatatatacagtaatGTACCTACtgatcaatttaaataaaagcgcCTATCGGGTACCTAATCCACACtgttaatgttatatttttatcatttttttgtaaaatgtatgttgaccataattgtcatgtattttagaatagatagaTTGCAACTTATAATGTAGAAAATGCATTATAAATGATGTGgtgtacagccctgcgattctgtaactcacttttcgaactcacacagcggttttcgcatcggcggtcgctctcaaatcagccgtgaagcagtcattttttgatttggcattctgaaaaggtgggagcttgtagtttattgtttattagaatatcgaaaagtgagttacagaatcgcagggctttataaatataaatatgcaCAATGGACCTAATCAGCGTCTAACTGCGGAAACTTAGCCTGCCAACCATACCATactgtataaattaatatatttgaattaataactGGGTCAAGTATTCGATTTATTTTCTACATGTTTTTTATTCTACTATTATATAGTCGACGCATGAACTGAGGCTTCGagtcattaataatatttatctgaCTGTTTCACTTGCACATTCAGGTCTCATGGAGAGGTGTAGTGATGTACGTAAGAATTGTAGAGCCTTTACAacgaaaaataattcttttgcATTTACAACCGTGTATTTCACAACAGAACAGCTTCGCTTTATACGCGTGAATATTTTAACACAATAAAACTACTCCAATGTATTTCATCAACATGCCATATTGCCGATTACCAAAAAGAAATGAGTCTGTTAAAAAAGGACGAGTTCTTCGAGGCTCTGTCGCAATGGCTCTAACCGCATTACGTTTATGTTATCAAACGTTACTAAAATTCGATGgtccataatataaaaaaaaaatcgacggtCCCTACCTACAGACTACAGAGCGACATGTCAAAAATAGAGGTTTTCAGGAGAGCATAGTGAATGTTTGAATCTCTCTAGAAAATGAATCTAATcactttttgatatttctgaAATGAtttataagatatttaaagTTAATGATTCTATTAAccatttctataataatacatgCTTTCATGAAAAACTCGATAGATGACTGTTTctacattataaatttaatttaatcgtTTATACGTACAATCaactagtttttatttaaatttattttaatacataagttACTATAATAAAAGGTACGACTTGAATattcttagattttttatacgtggttttttttattacaatacgaCTGCTTTGGGAATGTACAAACGGAATGcactgaattaaaataataatcagcatgatttttattattaaaataaaattgttaactaaATAGAAAACGTTTAGTTTTCAATACTCGTCTAATctacttttttaaaaaggcTCTACTTTTTAATGACGGTGAATTAAGCTTCACAATCTAAGTCTAACAATATtctattttactatttaaattatctgaAGATATATCTAATCTTATTATTATCACAGTTTCATTCAGTCtgattagtattatttttttttcaacataaaaatgaattaGTATCTAGGTTATGGTCTTGGTTGACTGACCAAGTTTTTTATGTCTACCCACATCTGTGCGctctaatttttaatcttagttttaaatatgtgtttctcagtaagtgaattttaattcttatgagaaataaagttattcttaaacctAAGTTATCTCTAATCAACCATCTTCATCACCCTGGACTTCCTAAGTATGATTaaggttttttataaaattcatgATACTTTTGTAGAATTATCATTTTCACACAAAGTAATCAAGTCCTATTACTTTGCTTCAGTTATCGCAATTGGCTGTTTGTATAACTTCTCTAGTATAATCTCTTGCTCTTTCTTTTTCTTGCTCGTGTATTTCAAGTTGTAGTCAGAGATCATTTGTGTATAGCTGTcttcaaaaaaatcatacTTAAATTCTAAAACGTCTGGAGAGCTCCCTTATTgtattccaaataattttctcagAGTTCGTATCTTTTAGCCAGTATTTAGTATGACCATTCtttgaaatttcaaattaaatcttGATCCAGTTCTACGACGTGGGACATTCTGTTTAGCCCAACGAATCAGCATATGCCAttcatcaaatatataaatgactTTGGTTTTTACTGATCTTTCTATAAGCTCATAAACGCTGAACGAAACGACGGCACAAGTCTATGTTAAATCTAGTTGCTTACAAAAAAGTACATGAATACAATAAGATTCCGATTCTAAAATCATTAACACCGGCTTCaaccttttttttacaaaagaaaacaTACAACATCGCGTTTAGCAATTGTTTCGTTCCAAAGTAACAAACAGCTTCTATTATTCCAGCACCAagaatagtaaaattatatacagatattttttttttaagtaaagaaCAGTGATGTTAGCATGTGGggtgttaattattttctgaAATGCTGTACAACgcgtcatgctcgcttaaatgtcattgcttgtggcggcgtccatgcgtcgggttgtctctctccctaaaatatggcgagggggccgatggctggccatgcgtcatactcgtgaacgggtgctgcttgtggtgactggtcgtacttgaattcgtgtatgcggtgatgttaattatttcgactatgtgtttgcgtgttgttcccacgagaatgtaagtgcgtgctcctatttcaccatgcctcctgctgataggggacaagtctttgtttttatttatgttcttattattaattacttaaaatgtcatgtggaacatggtgtaatgttTGGAGCTCCTTACaaccgttgtgtaaaaaaaaaaaaaaaaaaacatggcgattaaaaagagtggcggagagtttattgccagttcttctcttccgttctacgcccttgatttgagaactggcagtaaatgtaaaattagaagcattaatatttatatctttaatgacgaatcacaagtgtacattgtgttacctacgtgaataaatgatttttgaatttgaatttgaatttgaacgATACATTTTTGATGGATTCGATTGAGCTTCTATTTTATCAACGTTTTCATTTCTCTGGCTCTTTCTTTATAGtcgaaatgtaactttaattttaatttctcatTCTCCAATGGTGAGGTACCTAATGTTATTgagtaacataaaataaataaaaataaaatatgttcattatggaacataagatacgtgtatcacttattccacgtcattaaatttaaatttgtaggcatccctactcatcggcaaagaagacagagggtgtaggctgagagaaaaagccggcgtaaaaaactctcggtactcttttaaaacagcaaatcatcaaacaacacttactttaaaacaaatatcgcaaattaattagaagtagcctgtctagcactagtcccaggcccttttatcaactagataatcgttgactttatagtaagcctttttacacagcttttctttaatacatttcttaaatttattgaaaggcagagataaaagagcctctgggattttattaaagaagagtatccctttccccaaaaaagaatgactaactttagatagtctagtacggggaaattgcagcctgcgtttgttccgtgtattaacattgtgcgtatgttctattctagtaaacttatcactatttttgtatacatacataatattttcataaatatatattgcgagggaaaggtaagtatattaatttccttgaatttatctcttagagattccctacattttaaattatagattgcacgaatagccctcttctgcaggatgaaatAAGTCACACTGATCGTGTTTCGGTACGTGAAAATGAATTTCAACTGTTGACTGAtgatctttatatatataattcttctgtgagtgtgtatgtcactgaacttctctcaaacgactggaccgattttgatgaatttttttgtgtgtgttcaaggggatctgggaatggtttagattcacaaatcagctcGATATATGGCGCTATAGTCGGTACTTCCATACTTttatatcctaatcgcttgaaatatcaagcaggacaacgtctgtcggatccGCTAGTATCTTTATATTGCTTTACAGATGTAGCTTTATCTTTGGTTATTTGTTGCTCCTTGTTACTAATGTTTTCCAGTTATATtgtgatattattattgcaaaaaaaaCACACCACCAAactgtattataatattattcaaatactGGATCTAGGGAAACTATCGTAAATGACGTTAAGTTCGACAAATCTCCCGCTCGCCGATAGGCGCGCTTTTGAAATCGTAGTAGAAAGGTACATATTATGCATAGTTCGTATATACTACATCAATTCATTGAAACCAGAATACTCTCATACGTTCTCATAATACGATAAGTTTATCTACTAATTcacgaaatataaaaaaaacacttttacaaGATAAAGCCaaaagtgaaataaaattgagaATTCTGACATGTCTTTATAGACGTAGGGTCCGTCGCGGCcgattaatatattgtatattacaaCATATTTAGTTGGATCtcttaattttgcaatactatCGAACAACGCACTTGAATCTTTTTACAGCTTTGCGAAGGtcataatgtttaataatcaGTCAAAAGTCAGTCAAAGTCAtaatcattcaaacttctttggtcaattacagattaattttactttccaacaatttcatataactaccgaataataatacgttaaattgtaagcagttcgttgaggttcacaatctttcgacagtttataatctcgcgagatagattaaaatctaacgatgtttacaattttacggtgacatatacactgGCTGATCCCATACTAccattaaaatgaaatataattatccaGGAACATAAGACACCAAAGACgcaaaaacttttattacaaacatCATGACTGCTTTAAATTTGGTCCATTACTGTGTCTATAGTCACTATGGTTCGATTCTAAGCATCAATAGCGTTTGTgtggtaaaaaatattattagataacaGTTAAAAACTAATTCGAGTGGAGATGTCGCGATCTCGAAGGTCGCGATAGGTGGGGTCGATTTAGATCTGGTATCGTTGAAGACGACACAGTCACCTCCGAAGCCGCGTGACCGAGGGCTGCGGACAATGGCTTCTTCCACCCAACTTCTCTTTTTTTGtaagtaaaattgtatttctaATGACGCCATTGGTAAATCGTTTAGCGAAGAGTTTATCTCCAGGACATCGGAATCCTATCAGTTTTATTTGGAATATgattccataaaaatatatatttgttgttaTCAACTGAAAACAAGATATGTAAGTTTAACGTTTAGCCCAAATAGCGGGTGCTATAAGTGTGTATCTACTTATTTTTACCAAAACTAACCATATtaactaaatttgttttaatggtTTTTCCTTACGCATAGCTCGGAAATCAGAAGAACAAACCTGTTTCCTCTGTAACACCATCTGACGATACTTAATCACTTTAAAAGCCTCcaaatgtgttttattaacTAGTGAAACTTAAAAGTTCTTTTAATTGcgaaagaataaataaatatcatcatttaatcaatttaaatgttGTCAAATATGTAGACGACAATTCTTggttcaaaaaataaaatgatattatattCGTTGCTACgtttttatattagtattatttgatattttaatttattaaattgaaatttactttaattatctattatattatatgtgtattgagctttaatcaataatatatCGCATCTACCCGTGTTGttctttttttctatttataataatttgcttgcaaaaaatataataataattaagcttCATCTATTCCTTAAAACATTCTTACAAAAGATACACACacttaaaattacatacagaattttttttttttccaagGACTTCTTGTAAAATAGCCAGGCCATCCACCTTCAATTCACTCCACTTCTTTCTATCTTGAGCATTTTTCCTAGCAAACAATATACatagtacataataatttaaattgagcggtaatatttttataataacaaaaacggtcatacaaatattttgtataattaaagcCTTTAATTGATAATGTGATAAAGGCTAAAatggtgttatttttttaaatagctaatcgcaaatttttataccgtaaaatattatgtcaattttaaattaattatcctTATTATAATGAGGAAGGAGATATCAAGGTAAGTCACTTTGATGCTTTACCGATTTCTATTTTCGAGTTTTATGacatatttataagttatataaatcATATAAGTTCTTAGTTTGGATTGTAGGTATATATGTCGCGGTTCGACTCTTAAAAGCGCAGTAAGTTCTGCGTACGATTTTACTGGATGCCGTCCAAAACCAAACTGACCAGTGACCGGTGGTCGGTGACCACGGACCACCTCTCGACCCGTTCCGTCCCCACTCTCGAACCGTGCTCCTCACTCAATCGCCATCTCTGAAAGTGATAGCATTTTACTCTTTTTAACAACTAATAACGACATCTATGATCGCTTTAACGCAACCTCGCCGACATATATagaactagccgtttcgcgcccgctttgctggacgaatgaaaataaattttatgtttcattattttattttttttcatatttttattattcttctttttaacttcccgctaagaaaattgaaatatttcgaaaatcgagtttttaacagatgttgacgttttgcggttctaggaaggctcttttgtttttattagcgggaaaaaatttcataaaagtaaaacagaaataaaaaaatgaaggaacgttggaattaaaaaaataaatagccataaaccatctaggaaaaatttcgcatcgaatggtggtagtttcatgtcgatacgatcagtggtttaagcgtgaaagagcctcaaacgaacaccattttctttttatatatataataaagatatttaaaaacaccGTACAATTTTATGTAAAGATTGGCTAATGTGCTTTTTCGATAAATCTAATACTACCATCGAACTCATACATGGTTTTCAATTCACTTGCTTCTTATAACTTACTATAAATTTTGTTACAGTGTGCGTGTATGCTTGTGTCTCTGTTGATGGAGTTAGTCTCCGTTCTAGGACGCAAAAGCCTGCCGCTAGGTATAGGATTACTGCTGAGCAGAGCAGCGCCAGAGAGAGCCCACTAGACTTGGCAGATAGACCAGTACCtttacaagaaaatattgCAGTTTCCGCAACGGTTCAGCCCACAGGTTTGTCTGTTTGTGCTTTAAAAGTAATGAGGTAGTAAAAAATCTCGTCCTTACAGAAaacattcaaattttaaacacCAGATTTACTtacaataactttaaaaataatccttATCTTTAAATTCCGTcagttttagttatataattttatatacatatatactagctgacctggcaaacgtttttttgccatgtacttatattatttctaggaaacatttttttagttcaataaaaataactacatatcttcaataataaaaaataggggttgatcgtagaggggtgagaGTTAGggcttgtatatatttttgtatgctgtatcataaaataataaaaacaaaaaaaatcattaaaaataaaaaataaaattttggggacaccccttatcacttaggggtttgaaagataaatagtaGCCTATTCGGAGATTAGTTGTAGGGACGCCATGGCGACGTGGCCAGCGACGTCGCCATGGCGTCCCGGTAAGGTATGgcacttactgaatatgcataaaaaaaatcctaagcatcggtcgagccgttgtgacgaacattgtgacacgagaattttatgtattagttTAATCAAATACCAAATAATACCTATTCAGTAACCTAGGTCAGGTTAGGTTACTGAACAGGTGTAGTGTAGAATACTAAGAAACTTTAATAGTTTCTTAGTTAGGTACTGGGaagttaaatgttttaattatattcttaatcGATTTCCAGGTTTTCTTGCTGACGCAACTACATCGCCTGCAGTGCCACCATGGTTTCTAAATCCTATTAGCATCAATATCCCTATACGTAAGTGGTTCGAGCATAATTGGATGATAATTCAGTAACATGAAGTTAATAAACGTATGTTTGTTACAGCAAAGGCATCAGCAGGGACGATACCAGTTGTGTTGCTGCCAGTGCCTGTGCCTATGCAATCTGGTAAATACTTTTCTCCCATCAAATAGCAGCGTAAAAAAAAGTAGTGTTCCTAAGTCACAGcggcaaaaataaaaaagcaaagACCACGAAACTGTTAAGGTACTGCAAATGATCTGCTTACATCTTTTGCTTCTTTTAGAGTGTAAAGCACCTGTACTACAGACACCCATCCACCGCCAAATATCTGAAAAAGCAGCCCCTGTAGACCCTGGTTATGAAGAACCTGAAGAAATCCACCGAACTAACCCACCACTCACAACAAATTGTAAGGAAACTTGTATCACATAGTATTTTGAGggtttataagtatttaatatagatattatGTCTTAAATCAGCACCAATACATGATGCACCCAAGCCCGTGTCATTGGAGTTCCCTGGTTTCGTGGTAGCAAAGGAAATCGACCAAGGCATATACTTCCCGCCGCTTACGACCAACTgtaagttatgttaataattttattaaataaataagtcaaatacacataatgtaaatattacttaatatgaaattatactctaaataattttcttattagtCACGTCCGAGGAGCTCGTGCAGTTATTCCTGTCGCAGACTCCAAATGCACCGTATCTGCCGCCTTTATTGCTATCAGCACACGACCAGACAGTACGGCAGGTGGACGCCGGACCATCACCCCAAGCCCCTGAGGCCCACCAACCATCTCAGGCGGCTCCGGTTTCTTCTCCGCAAAAACCTAGCTTCTCCAGTTCTCTTCAAATTGAGGCTGAGCTTTTCGTCCCAAGTTCTGACTACACCGAACCCTATAAGCTCTGGTAAGTAAAGATCccataattaagttaatatttttttgcttttttttaataatcgaaTGTATCTGATATTCAAATGCTACTTCACTTTCTGATGAGGCTGTCTTTTTATCGAAGTATTGCAAGAAAAGATTGCGCATTTTCCTATATACGTAGGGaatatatctctatatatgAAATGTGCAGGTTTGACGGCGGCAGCAAAGCAGCGCGCGTAGAGTTTCACGGTGGTTCAACTGCCACCTATCGTACCTTCTCCACTGAGGGAAAGGTGGAGCGCTTTGAGGTATTTTGATACTCATAATTCTTATGAgcattcaatattaaaatgtacaatATAATAAGATGTAATAATAACTTGCAGGTACTTGTAGATAGATCAAGTGAGGGTAACGTTCGTCGCTGCGCTCGCGCCGAGCCAAGCCCTGCTACCCCGACCGACCGCATCCCACCAGGGCTCCCAGACATAACACTGTTCCAATTCGAAGGTATTTTATATGAAGGTTCAGTAATCTAGTTGTTGCCATCATTCGTAGACGCTAAAAAATCTCCAGATATTTTCCatttcagccttgcgattctgtaactcacgctgtgaaaaccgctgtgagagttcgaaagattagttacagaatcgcaaggctgattgaataattataataaaaatacatgaaCTGATTCGGATTGCCTCCTCTCTAAGAGAAATAGCAGACAATGTATCCTGTAACGGGTTATGATATTTGTCATCAAAAGATTCGTTTAGTGGCAACTCTAATACTCTCTATCTTGTATTTACAGGCTACGTAGAAGAAGAAAATAACGCTGTACCAGTAGAGCGATGGGGGCGTATAGTTGCAGGCGCAGAGGGAGAACTGGGCGCAGCAAAGAAGGAGAGGCTCACAGCCCGACATGAACTGCTTCTGACACGCACAACAGCCGGGAACACAGTGCCAATCCAGTGAGACACTTATCTTtagtacttttttaaataattgttttacgtTTGCACGCATAAAGGTTTGTCACCTAAACCAATTGCCAAAAGCCGTGAAAAAGAAATGTGTTTGTGCTGTACGGTTGTGTATAGAGGGCCTTGGAACCATGATGAAGATAATGACTGTGGAAGAGATTTTGTAATAGAAAAtgtctataatttaaatattacgcaACAGAATTAAAGGATgagtttgttaaataaaattttaaatgctcTTGTTTATAAAAGATTCCCTATTGTGTATGTTTATACTTCTCGaagtatttacttatttttacagataCACCGTCACTATGAATAGCTCCCAACTGGGAGAAAATTTCGATTTCTATCAACACAGATACACGGTTGTCAAGCACGTCGAAATGGAACAAGATTTCTTTAAGCCTAATATTGGTAAAGCTCTGTTTAATCATTAAATCATTGTT contains:
- the LOC125050308 gene encoding counting factor associated protein D-like, producing the protein MASSTQLLFFLCVYACVSVDGVSLRSRTQKPAARYRITAEQSSARESPLDLADRPVPLQENIAVSATVQPTGFLADATTSPAVPPWFLNPISINIPIPKASAGTIPVVLLPVPVPMQSECKAPVLQTPIHRQISEKAAPVDPGYEEPEEIHRTNPPLTTNSPIHDAPKPVSLEFPGFVVAKEIDQGIYFPPLTTNFTSEELVQLFLSQTPNAPYLPPLLLSAHDQTVRQVDAGPSPQAPEAHQPSQAAPVSSPQKPSFSSSLQIEAELFVPSSDYTEPYKLWFDGGSKAARVEFHGGSTATYRTFSTEGKVERFEVLVDRSSEGNVRRCARAEPSPATPTDRIPPGLPDITLFQFEGYVEEENNAVPVERWGRIVAGAEGELGAAKKERLTARHELLLTRTTAGNTVPIQYTVTMNSSQLGENFDFYQHRYTVVKHVEMEQDFFKPNIEELCDRVERWNKVKPEQMARLEPLREFTLMPARDTRYDEIFDKFKAKYGRVYRDAREEGVRKSALVTFVRFINSANRQGSTARYGVNSFCDRVEAELKQMLGVEMHPGDIDNAEQFPYSRRDVSRREQRLPEQFDWRPRGAVSPVKKQVQCQSCWAFAVSGAVEGALAVRTGQLVPLSPQNLVDCAHPFGGRGCKGTWPSHAYDYTRERGLRADEEYTYTDSVKKCLEDSVQPVTRISGHVNVTRRSVPALKVAIKQHGPTVVIVDGVNKGFFTYSSGVHYDERCGKVKNPLNHAVLAIGWGKREGEEYLTIKNSWGTDWGEKGFARLQSRSNTCGVLNMPSYPILHRQDVLRKDLQGAKEVRTKE